Proteins encoded within one genomic window of Platichthys flesus chromosome 17, fPlaFle2.1, whole genome shotgun sequence:
- the bmp8a gene encoding bone morphogenetic protein 8A: MASDVSCSFSCLCTRMKRQHSSISGGLLLHRRTLLLLPLLLLLSLWSQQAEAVVHSSFRRLSGREKKEMQKEILSILGLPGRPRPHPPLRPPSSAPLFMLDLYHAMSADGEDDGNEIILSAAGTGRFGGAERLAQVNHAALPTLSTHTPPLGTVVSEADTVMSFVNVVEQERDLLQPRPYWKEFRFDLTPLPQGETVTAAEFRIYKTLTMGQRANRTLHISVYEIQRENRHREPELVLLDMQSVPAGQEGWLAFDVTTASNHWLLHPRSNLGIRLYVETEEDRSLSAGWIGLVGRRGPRSKQPFMVTFFRESQVPCRPPRAVKPHPRRKKPKYDLPVPSIHNRSPANSGGQPCKKHELYVSFSDLGWKDWVLAPTGYSAYYCDGECFYPLGSCMNATNHALIQQVVHLLKPDEVPKACCAPTKLSPISVLFYDDNNNVILKKHRNMVVKTCGCL; this comes from the exons atggcctcagacgtctcctgcagcttctcctgccTCTGCACCAGAATGAAGAGGCAGCACTCGAGCATCAGCggcggcctcctcctccaccgcaggaccctgctcctcctccccctgctcctcctgctctccctgtGGAGCCAGCAGGCCGAGGCCGTGGTCCACTCCAGCTTCCGGCGGCTCAGCGGCCGCGAGAAGAAGGAGATGCAGAAGGAGATCCTGTCCATCCTGGGTCTGCCCGGTCGACcccgcccccaccccccgctgcgtcccccctcctccgcccCGCTCTTCATGCTGGACCTGTACCACGCCATGTCGGCGGACGGGGAGGACGACGGGAACGAGATCATCCTGAGCGCGGCGGGCACGGGGAGGTTCGGGGGGGCAGAGAGGTTGGCTCAGGTCAACCACGCGGCCCTGCCGACCCTCAGCACGCACACCCCCCCGCTGGGGACGGTGGTGAGCGAGGCCGACACCGTGATGAGCTTCGTCAACGTGG tggagCAGGAGCGGGACCTCCTGCAGCCTCGCCCCTACTGGAAGGAGTTCCGGTTCGACCTCACCCCCCTCCCTCAGGGGGAGACGGTGACAGCAGCCGAGTTCCGGATCTACAAAACCCTGACGATGGGTCAGAGGGCGAATCGGACGTTGCACATCTCGGTGTACGAGAtccagagagagaacagacacaG GGAGCCggagctggtgctgctggacATGCAGTCGGTGCCCGCGGGCCAGGAGGGCTGGCTGGCCTTCGACGTCACCACGGCCTCCAACCACTGGCTCCTCCACCCGCGCAGCAACCTGGGGATCCGCCTGTACGTGGAGACGGAGGAGG ACCGCTCCCTGTCCGCGGGCTGGATCGGCCTGGTGGGCCGCCGGGGCCCTCGCTCCAAGCAGCCCTTCATGGTGACCTTCTTCAGGGAGAGCCAGGTCCCGTGCCGGCCCCCCCGAGCCGTCAAGCCTCACCCCCGCAGGAAGAAACCCAAATACGACCTCCCAGTTCCCAGTATCCACA ATCGGAGTCCGGCCAACAGCGGGGGTCAGCCGTGTAAGAAGCACGAGCTGTACGTCAGCTTCAGTGACCTGGGATGGAAG GACTGGGTTCTGGCTCCGACTGGATATTCGGCCTACTACTGTGACGGAGAGTGTTTCTATCCTCTGGGCTCCTGCATGAACGCCACCAACCACGCTCTCATCCAGCAGGTG GTTCACCTCCTGAAGCCGGATGAGGTCCCGAAGGCGTGTTGTGCTCCCACTAAGCTCAGCCCGATCTCCGTCCTCTTCTACGACGACAACAACAACGTGATCCTCAAGAAGCATCGAAACATGGTGGTGAAGACCTGCGGGTGTCTATGA
- the LOC133972190 gene encoding LOW QUALITY PROTEIN: glycogen synthase kinase-3 beta-like (The sequence of the model RefSeq protein was modified relative to this genomic sequence to represent the inferred CDS: deleted 2 bases in 1 codon): MSGSGRPRTSSFAEPPGVPGAAAASAASAAGSAAAVGSSTGKSGPAVPQASGTSSSGCSNLKLARDSGKVTTVVATPGQGPDRPLEVSYTDIKVIGNGSFGVVYQARLIDSQEMVAIKKVLQDKRFKNRELQIMRKLDHCNIVRLRYFFYSSGEKKDEVYLNLVLDFVPETVYRVARHFNKAKSIIPIIYVKVYMYQLFRSLAYIHSQGVCHRDIKPQNLLVDPETAILKLCDFGSAKQLVRGEPNVSYICSRYYRAPELIFGATDYTANIDIWSAGCVLAELLLGQPIFPGDSGVDQLVEIIKVLGTPTREQIREMNPNYTEFKFPQIKAHPWTKVFKPRTPPEAIALCSRLLEYTPASRFSPLEACSHAFFDELRQPNTRLPSGRELPMLFNFSTTELSIQPQLNSTLIPPHARSHTAASAHDGTGSDSSQHSSVPGSLNSI; encoded by the exons ATGAGCGGCAGCGGGCGGCCCAGGACCAGCTCGTTTGCTGAGCCGCCAGGTGTTCCGggagccgccgccgcctccgCCGCGTCCGCCGCCGGATCAGCCGCTGCCGTGGGGAGCAGCACAGGAAAGTCCGGG CCCGCAGTCCCGCAGGCCTCCGGCACCAGCTCGTCGGGATGCTCGAACCTGAAGCTCGCTC GAGACAGCGGCAAGGTGACGACGGTGGTGGCCACACCGGGTCAGGGACCGGACCGCCCACTGGAAGTCTCTTACACTGACATCAAG GTGATTGGAAATGGGTCGTTTGGTGTGGTGTACCAGGCTCGGCTCATCGACAGCCAGGAGATGGTGGCCATCAAGAAGGTTCTGCAGGACAAGAGGTTCAAG AATCGTGAACTTCAGATCATGAGGAAGCTGGATCACTGCAACATCGTCCGACTACGTTACTTCTTCTACTCCAGTGGAGAGAAG AAAGATGAAGTGTACCTCAACCTGGTGCTGGACTTTGTCCCTGAGACGGTGTACAGGGTCGCCCGGCATTTCAACAAGGCCAAGAGCATCATTCCTATCATATATGTGAAG GTCTACATGTACCAGTTGTTTCGCAGCCTGGCTTACATCCATTCCCAGGGAGTGTGTCACAGAGACATCAAGCCCCAGAACCTGCTCGTGGACCCGGAGACTGCCATCCTCAAGCTGTGCGACTTCGGCAG CGCCAAGCAGCTGGTGCGCGGTGAACCCAACGTGTCGTATATCTGCTCACGGTATTATCGGGCCCCGGAGTTAATTTTCGGGGCCACAGACTACACAGCAAACATTGACATCTGGTCAGCAGGCTGCGTTCTCGCGGAGCTGCTGCTCGGACAGCCCATATTCCCCGGGGACAGCGGAGTGGACCAACTGGTAGAGATtatcaag GTTCTGGGAACACCGACACGGGAACAGATCCGAGAGATGAACCCGAACTACACAGAGTTCAAGTTCCCTCAGATTAAAGCTCATCCATGGACCAAG GTGTTTAAACCTCGCACCCCCCCGGAGGCCATCGCCCTGTGCTCCCGGCTGCTGGAGTACACACCGGCCTCTCGCTTCTCCCCGCTAGAGGCCTGCTCGCACGCCTTCTTCGACGAGCTGCGCCAGCCCAACACGCGGCTGCCCAGCGGCCGGGAGCTGCCCATGCTCTTCAACTTCAGCACcacag agctgTCAATCCAGCCCCAGCTCAACTCGACCCTCATCCCTCCTCACGCCCGCTCGCACACAGCTGCTTCCGCCCACG acgGCACCGGTTCAGATTCATCTCAACACAGCTCAGTACCAGGATCTCTTAACAGCATCTGA
- the zgc:91910 gene encoding zinc finger protein 706-like: MARGHQKIQSQQKNAKKAAEKKKGQAADQKSAAMAALIHTCPVCRSQMPDPKTFKQHFESKHPKCAMPPELVDVQA, encoded by the exons ATGGCTCGCGGGCACCAGAAGATTCAGTCCCAGCAGAAGAACGCCAAGAAGGCAgcggagaagaagaaaggtcAGGCCGCCGACCAGAAGTCTGCGGCTATGGCGGCGCTGATCCACACCTGCCCAGTCTGCCGG agTCAAATGCCCGACCCCAAGACTTTCAAGCAGCACTTTGAGAGCAAACACCCCAAGTGTGCGATGCCTCCGGAGCTGGTCGACGTTCAGGCTTAA